The nucleotide window TATTTGGCCAGGTATCAAGTACATCATCCAAGGACTAAGCACATTGATGAACGATACCATCTTGTGAGAGAAGTGAAAACTGAAGATGAGATTCGTCTCAAGAAGGTTGCTACAGAAGATAACCCAACTGACATGTTGACAAAGATGGTTAATGCAGCCATGTTCGAGCACTGTTTGGATTTGGTGCAGATGAAGCAAGTTTGATCTTGCAAATATGGTGGAGCAACAGAAGCAGTTATGTTGGATTCCTCAGTATGAATTTCATGCCAAGATGGATATTGTTGGATTTGGCATTAAATCAACATGTGCCTAAACTAAAACAAGAATTAGGAAAAGTGTTGTACTTGGATAGCTTGGACGCAAGTTATCATTGAGTACAACTTTCTAGTTTGTTTTGGATTCGATTTTAGTCTATGATTTGGTTTCCTATATCCTATAGGATTTGTGTAAAACCCACGGTATCTATTAGTATAAATAGATGGCTTTGGGAGAGATTTTGTATGTGAGTTTGAGTGGCATAAGTTTGTATACGTGAGAGTGCTTTGTGTTTGTGAGTTCTCTTGTATTCGTTGACAATCAATAAAGCTTCCGTTAGGTACTCCTATATTGGAGGAACTCTAAATCGTGTTGTGTGTTTTATTTATTGCTTGATTGTTTGGTCTAGTTTTCAACAGGAACTTCTACTAAAATTTGAAGGCAGTTGAATGAAAGGCTGATAGAAGTGCATAGCTTTCGAAGAAACAGAAGAATGAAGAATGAAGCTAAGGACTTGTTTAATACTCTATTTGAATCTAACTtttcaacttaaaaacacttttcaagttttagtcattaaaaacttgtttggtagaaatattttcaaaaactgaactaAAGACTAACTTAAAAATAGTCTACTCTCTAAAAACAccaaaagtgagtttttagagtacTTAAACTTaaaactcactcatttcttttcccgctctcctcccctctcactccaaatccatctctcttttcttctatgtttctccttctcttttttttcttcttctttccctcTCCTCCAATCCcctctcttcattctctctcttctttctctctctcctcctcctcctctccatctcctctaatcctctctcttctttctctctcttccgaccctctcttactttctttcctcttctctcttctttctcccttCGACTCCCTCTCTTTGAATCTATTTGTCCAGTATAagttttaagatttaaaaattttaaatctcataCCAAATGAGTTTTTGAATcttaaagaaaaatgatttcaagagatgttcttaagaaatattttgagaaatgatgaaatttttttaatatgataCCAAACAAACTCTAAGCCAATCTCACGATTTGtctataacattttttttagttttaattttttataattgtaCAGTTTAGAGAGTTTAAAATTggtattaaaattatttttaaagctTGTGTGTAGTAATGAAATATGTGGGCTCATTCAGACATtcccatttttttatatatagttCATGAAGTACCTTGTCGACACAATGCTTTCTGCAATGACAAACTCAAGGGGTTGTTCTTGTATTTACCGCCTTTTTCCAAGAATCTCCACTTCGAAACTCCCGCCAGCAGCTGGAAGCAACACTACCACTGCGGACGGCCCCAATAGCCCCCGGCAGCTGAAGCAACCTCCCCCCTCTGATGGTAAACTCCGTCAACGAGTACCTCTCATTGACTACAACGACATTATTATCGAGATCCTCTCAAGGCTCCCAGTCAGATCTTTACTCCAATTTCGGTGTGTATGCAAGTCATGGCGCGCTTTAATCTCCAATCCTCATTTCGTTACGAAGCACCTCAGCCACGCTGTACTCACATGCATGAACAACACCAGAACCTTCACCCTCTTTATCTCGTCCACGCGTATCCACTCCATTGTCCACATCGCATTGAATGATCAGCAGAGTGATTCTCATGTTCGTGTTACAGTTAAAGAGCTTGATTTTCCAGTGATGATCCCGGATATTGTTCTTACACGAATTGTGGGTTCCTGCAACGGCTTGATATGTCTAGAAGTAAACTGCAACAAAATTATCATATGGAATCCTTGTACTGGGCAGTCCAAGGTATTACCAAAACCTCTTTATTCCGGTTCGCTGTTTTATGGATTCGGGTATGATTCCACCACGGATGATTACAAGGTAATCCGAGGATCGTCTAAAACAACACTTGGTTCTAAAGAAGTCACGATTCAAGTTTTCTCACTCAAATCCGATTCATGGAGGAGTGCTGACGATGATCACGGCAATTATATTCACTTGGAAGGGAAGGGTTGCTTCTTAAACGGAGCTCTACATTGGGTAGAAGTTAGTATGGTTGCTTCGCGAATTTTGTCTTTCGATTTAGCAGAGGAGAAATTTAAGGAGAAGTTGCCATTGCCCTACCTTGGCAACAACAACTGTGTCTTTGTGGGAGTTGGTGTTAGTAAAAATTGTCTATTTGTGTATTCTTACCCGTTGGAAATGGATCTTCGGATATGGGTGATGAAGGAGTACGGAGTCGCAAAATCTTGGACTGAAGTCGTGAAAATTTCTTTGGATCAGATCCTACCTGAAGAGCGCAACGAATCTTTCAAGCCTCTATGCATTTTAGAGAATGATGAAGTTTTGTTGGACCACAAGCGAAACATATTGGCGTTGTATAATCCGAAGGGAAAGACGTTTAGAAACATTGCTATCGGGACTCAATCGGAAGTAGCGGTTTACATGGAAACGTTAGTCTCGCCGGTTACCGACAGGGGAACGGACATCTGAATCAGACCAAATGTGAGCCCTTGCAATTGTTTCCTTCACACTTTTTGCTTCATTTCCTTCGCACATTAAGCATTGTATTAATTAGTGTATTCGACATGTgtatttgtcaatttttttttcttccattatATATGATTGCCTAATATGTTCCTTCGCGCTAGAGATTTGATTAATCATATGTTTGATTGCAGACAATTGTGTGTTTTTAGATATAAAATGAGCAGTAGTTTTCAGCTTGGTCAATTTGGCTTGGATAGAAGGATGTACTGAAAACAATGCACGCATATAGCACTTTGCATTACAATATAATgttatttttattcatttataagtaagaggtcttagttTCAAATATTGTGAATGTTGAATTCGATATCAATTTATTTCTCTCACCCCTTATTGTAAAATATTGTTATATCATTACTCGTCTCTACATACGATCTAACTATCAAATTAACTGTTATTTACCATTATCattttttctcaaatttttttttgacaaatgataGGATAATGTACATTAAACTACGGGAAGGGAAATTTGAATCTGGAATCTCAGGTGCAAGGACAAATGCTCTTAACTAACTGAGCTACAAATCACTTGCAAGTAGGAGTGGGTGTGTGAAATCCCGTCCCCGGAATTTCACTATCCATTACGTATCCCGTAATTTAAATTTGTAATTTACCGTTTAcgttatttttattagttaattttaattccgtaaattttgggaattaaattgaatcgttattgggtttgaatttttgtaattaatcttaaaaattcgttgacctttcgaggtcacaattaATGTTTTCGAATAGATTTCGAAACCACAAGCACATAGGTGAAAGATGTTTGCGAATCAAGATTATAACGGAAAAGTTACAGGCGTTTGGattcatgttttttttaagtgaATTCCCACCTTGTCGGAGGGCTGACCAATCAGACTCAAGGCAAGGAAGCCACGTGAGTGGctgggaaggaaaaaaaaaaaaaaaaagaagctgcCTGATGGCAGCAAAGAAGaggggaaaaaaaaggaaaggtgCGGGAGAGTGAGGGATGAGGGCATTGGCTGCCTAATCAGAGAAAAAAGTATGAACCAATTAGGAGAGGAGGGggagagatggatgaatgagAAACAagggaaaggaaggaaaggagggAAGGAGAAAATGAGGGGGAAAACCGGGTTTCCCCTTGAGTCGTGCGACCCGACCGAGCACCACGGCCAAATTTGATCATTTTTCTGACAAATCAAGGCAAACT belongs to Malus sylvestris chromosome 17, drMalSylv7.2, whole genome shotgun sequence and includes:
- the LOC126611784 gene encoding F-box/kelch-repeat protein At3g23880-like: MKYLVDTMLSAMTNSRGCSCIYRLFPRISTSKLPPAAGSNTTTADGPNSPRQLKQPPPSDGKLRQRVPLIDYNDIIIEILSRLPVRSLLQFRCVCKSWRALISNPHFVTKHLSHAVLTCMNNTRTFTLFISSTRIHSIVHIALNDQQSDSHVRVTVKELDFPVMIPDIVLTRIVGSCNGLICLEVNCNKIIIWNPCTGQSKVLPKPLYSGSLFYGFGYDSTTDDYKVIRGSSKTTLGSKEVTIQVFSLKSDSWRSADDDHGNYIHLEGKGCFLNGALHWVEVSMVASRILSFDLAEEKFKEKLPLPYLGNNNCVFVGVGVSKNCLFVYSYPLEMDLRIWVMKEYGVAKSWTEVVKISLDQILPEERNESFKPLCILENDEVLLDHKRNILALYNPKGKTFRNIAIGTQSEVAVYMETLVSPVTDRGTDI